CCGTCGAGCGCGTACGCCCACGAGTGATACGGACAGCGAATCGTCGCGCGCACGACGCCGTCGCCGCAGAGCAGCCGGCTTCCCCGATGACGGCAGAAGTTGAGGTGCGCGTAGATCCCGTCCTCGGCTCGCACGAGGATGACGCTCTCGCCGGCGACGTCGAGCACGGTATAGGCGCCGGCGCCGTCGAGACGATCGGCTCGGCCGACGTAGAACCACTGATCCCAAAAGATTGCCTCGCGCTCGCGGGCAAAGAATGCGTCGTCCCAATACGCTTCGCGCGTAAGTGACGGCTCAAGGGTCACATTTTCCGAAGGTTTCACCGCTTGATTTACCAAAAGACCAAACAAATCGCTGCTTGGGGGCGGATTCCGTCAAACAGGATAGAACCCTTCGCCCCTCTAGAGATGGGGTTGGTGGTCGTGCGATGCAAACGTTCGTAAAGCCTAATGTGCGCGCCGGCGCGATGACGCTGGCATCGTCGTGGTACACGTCGCCCGAGGTCTTTGCCGACGAGACGGAGCGCATCTTCGCGCGCGAATGGATCTGCGTCGGCCGTGAAGAGGAGATACGCAACGCCGGCGACTTCTTCACGGTCGAGCGCGCGGGCGAAAGCCTGATCGTCACGCGAGACTCGAGCGACAAGGTCCACGCCTTCTTCAACGTCTGCAGGCATCGCGGCACGCGAATCTGCGATGCGGCGTCGGGCCACTTTCAGGGTTCCATTCAATGTCCGTACCACGCGTGGACGTACGGGCTCAACGGCGAGTTGAAGGCCGCGCGCAACATGGCGGAAGTTCCCGGATTCGATCGCGCGGAGTATCCCCTCAACGAGGCGGCGGTCGCGCTCTGGGAAGGCTTCGTCTTCGTGAATCTCGCCGCCGAGCCGGTCCCGTTCGAGCGTGCCTTCGAGCCGTTGATCGGCCGGTTCGCGCAGTGGGACGTCGGCGCGCTGAAGACCGCTCGCACGATCGCCTACGATCTCGCGTGCAACTGGAAGCTCGTCTTTCTCAACTACTCCGAGTGCTATCACTGTCCGCTCGTGCATCCGCAGCTCGACAAGCTCTCGCCCTCCGATAGCGGACGCAACGACCTTTCGGAGGGAGCGTTTTTGGGAGGCTACTCGGAACTGCGCCAGAGCGGAACGAGTCTGACGATGAGCGGGCATAGCACGAGGCCGCCGATCGGCAGCGTCGAGGGCGTCGAACTCGATCGCGTCTACTACTACACGATCTTTCCGTCGCTCTTGCTCAGCCTCCACCCCGATTACGTGATGGCGCACTACGCTCGGCCGCTCGCCCCGGACCGCACCGAGGTGATCTGCGCGTGGCTCTTCGATCCGCGCACGATGGCGCAGCCGGCTTTCGACCCGAGCGACGTCGTCGACTTTTGGGATCTGACGAACCG
The Candidatus Binatia bacterium DNA segment above includes these coding regions:
- a CDS encoding aromatic ring-hydroxylating dioxygenase subunit alpha; translated protein: MQTFVKPNVRAGAMTLASSWYTSPEVFADETERIFAREWICVGREEEIRNAGDFFTVERAGESLIVTRDSSDKVHAFFNVCRHRGTRICDAASGHFQGSIQCPYHAWTYGLNGELKAARNMAEVPGFDRAEYPLNEAAVALWEGFVFVNLAAEPVPFERAFEPLIGRFAQWDVGALKTARTIAYDLACNWKLVFLNYSECYHCPLVHPQLDKLSPSDSGRNDLSEGAFLGGYSELRQSGTSLTMSGHSTRPPIGSVEGVELDRVYYYTIFPSLLLSLHPDYVMAHYARPLAPDRTEVICAWLFDPRTMAQPAFDPSDVVDFWDLTNRQDWRVNELTQLGLRSRAYAPGPYSNAEGLLSAFDRHYLRVMGA